One Microcoleus sp. bin38.metabat.b11b12b14.051 DNA segment encodes these proteins:
- a CDS encoding ABC transporter ATP-binding protein produces the protein MTDSQLSQNPSQPVHPLKRLLKYGRRYRLKTWLASICSFLNKFFDLAPPALIGIAVDVVVKNQDSILAQWGIKDVFWQLAIITLVSAIVWALESIFEYAYDYLWRNLAQDIEHDLRLEAYSHLQELELAYFEERSTGGLISILNDDINQLERFLDGGANEVIQVSTTVIVIGAAFFAASPGVAVLSMLPIPLIIWGSFAFQNRLAPLYADVREKVSFLNGQLSNNLTGITTIKSFTSEDYETGRIETQSQAYRQSNRRAIALSAAFIPLIRVVIFLGFIATLFLGGLEVVAGRLSVGTYSVLVFLTQRLLWPLTRLGDTMDRYQRAMASTNRVMNLLDTPIAIRTGDIRLPVSSIKGALEFKNVTFYYNQRKPILQYFSLTLPAGKTTAIVGATGSGKSTLVKLIMRLYEVQYGQIYLDGIELSTLNLKDLRRAIGLVSQDVFLFHGTVAENIAYGTFDASEREILNAAQIAEADEFIVQLPDGYNTIVGERGQKLSGGQRQRIAIARAVLKNPPILILDEATSAVDNETEAAIQRSLERITKNRTTIAIAHRLSTVRNADCIFVMEQGRVVESGQHEQLIEHDGIYASLWRVQSGIK, from the coding sequence ATGACCGATTCTCAATTGTCACAAAATCCCTCTCAACCTGTCCATCCCCTCAAGCGGCTGCTAAAATATGGTCGTCGCTACCGGCTGAAAACTTGGCTGGCTAGTATCTGTTCATTTTTGAATAAATTCTTTGATTTAGCGCCGCCAGCATTAATCGGGATTGCTGTTGATGTGGTGGTGAAAAATCAAGATTCTATCCTGGCTCAATGGGGCATAAAAGATGTCTTTTGGCAACTGGCAATTATCACTCTTGTGAGCGCGATTGTTTGGGCCCTGGAATCTATTTTTGAATATGCCTATGATTATTTATGGCGCAATTTAGCTCAAGATATCGAGCATGATTTGCGTCTGGAAGCTTACAGCCATTTGCAGGAATTAGAACTAGCTTATTTTGAAGAGCGCAGCACGGGCGGATTGATTTCGATTCTCAATGATGATATCAATCAACTCGAACGTTTTTTGGACGGCGGCGCTAATGAGGTGATTCAGGTAAGTACCACGGTGATTGTGATTGGCGCGGCTTTTTTTGCTGCATCTCCTGGGGTGGCTGTGCTGTCAATGCTGCCGATTCCTTTGATTATTTGGGGTTCATTCGCCTTTCAAAACCGCCTTGCTCCCCTCTATGCTGATGTGCGGGAAAAGGTGAGTTTTCTGAACGGGCAACTGTCGAATAATTTGACTGGAATTACTACTATTAAAAGTTTTACTTCCGAAGATTATGAAACTGGGCGCATCGAAACCCAAAGCCAAGCTTACCGCCAAAGTAACCGACGGGCGATCGCACTTTCGGCAGCTTTCATTCCCTTGATTCGGGTGGTGATTTTCTTGGGATTCATTGCAACGCTATTTCTGGGCGGTTTGGAGGTGGTGGCGGGCAGGTTGTCGGTGGGGACTTACAGTGTTTTGGTATTTTTGACACAGAGGTTGCTGTGGCCCCTGACTCGGCTGGGTGATACTATGGATCGATACCAGCGGGCAATGGCTTCTACTAATCGGGTGATGAATTTGTTGGATACGCCGATCGCAATTCGCACTGGTGATATTCGGCTGCCGGTGAGTTCGATTAAAGGCGCGCTGGAATTTAAAAATGTTACTTTTTATTACAATCAAAGAAAGCCAATTTTACAGTATTTTTCGCTGACTCTGCCGGCGGGGAAGACTACGGCGATTGTGGGGGCGACTGGTTCGGGAAAAAGTACGCTCGTAAAATTAATTATGAGGCTGTACGAGGTACAATACGGTCAGATATATCTCGATGGTATAGAATTAAGTACCCTGAATTTAAAAGATTTGCGGAGAGCGATCGGATTGGTGAGTCAAGATGTATTCTTGTTTCACGGTACGGTAGCTGAAAATATTGCTTACGGCACTTTTGATGCCAGCGAGAGAGAGATACTAAATGCTGCTCAAATTGCCGAAGCTGACGAGTTTATCGTGCAATTGCCGGACGGTTACAACACTATTGTAGGGGAACGCGGTCAAAAATTGTCGGGGGGACAGCGGCAGCGGATTGCGATTGCGAGGGCTGTGTTGAAGAATCCGCCGATTTTGATTCTCGACGAAGCTACTTCAGCGGTGGATAACGAGACGGAGGCGGCAATTCAGCGATCGCTCGAACGAATCACCAAAAATCGGACTACAATTGCGATCGCCCACCGTCTTTCTACTGTCCGCAATGCCGATTGCATTTTTGTCATGGAACAAGGGCGAGTGGTAGAATCGGGGCAGCACGAACAACTGATCGAACATGATGGAATTTATGCGTCGCTCTGGCGCGTGCAATCTGGTATAAAATAG
- a CDS encoding adenylate/guanylate cyclase domain-containing protein: MKTNNRTYLEKLLQERNERPERMAEIDAKINATFRQQHTILVMDMSGFSRTTVRYGIIHFLAMIHRMHGIVKPIIAECGGTVIKEEADNIFAVFPNVKSAVEAAIDSLKQTAAVNTTLPPEMDIYLCIGIGCGDVLMLEGEDMYGSEFNLAAKLGEDLAERGEILLTAAAYEKLTGDKQDWEKMELSISGLELVAYKRVLSA; this comes from the coding sequence ATGAAAACAAATAACCGCACTTACTTGGAAAAATTGCTGCAAGAAAGAAACGAACGTCCCGAAAGAATGGCGGAAATAGATGCCAAAATAAATGCAACTTTCCGCCAACAACACACGATATTGGTAATGGATATGTCTGGATTCTCGCGCACGACAGTCCGCTATGGAATCATTCATTTTCTCGCAATGATTCACCGGATGCACGGAATTGTCAAACCAATAATTGCCGAATGTGGCGGTACTGTTATTAAGGAGGAAGCAGACAATATTTTCGCAGTATTTCCCAATGTAAAATCTGCCGTGGAAGCCGCAATCGACTCTCTGAAACAAACGGCTGCTGTCAACACGACTCTGCCGCCAGAGATGGATATTTACCTCTGTATCGGTATTGGCTGCGGCGATGTTTTGATGCTGGAAGGAGAGGATATGTACGGATCGGAATTTAATCTAGCGGCTAAACTGGGAGAAGATTTGGCGGAACGGGGAGAGATTTTGCTCACCGCAGCAGCGTATGAAAAGTTGACAGGTGATAAGCAAGATTGGGAAAAAATGGAACTTTCGATTTCCGGTTTGGAATTAGTAGCTTACAAGCGGGTACTGTCTGCTTAA
- a CDS encoding response regulator: protein MSTVLVVEDSRSQRECISHQLRCSGLNVIQASDGVEALDKVEKNCPNLVLLDIVMPRMDGYGVCRLIKANPETRNIPVIFLTGKGQQLALFSRAIDRAEAYVSKPWQPRELLATIRKVLTNANIKFDRASADAWTEYGILNLNTIELYQSRADAWTKYSAQIIKLYDTSLAAFEQALSIEPSHSNANKYRNRIQKIRAILQKEIEQTKPCKVCNYYYGKDGINCAVHPAGRPQPFCRDWEFN, encoded by the coding sequence ATGAGCACAGTTTTAGTAGTGGAAGATTCCCGCAGCCAGCGCGAGTGCATTTCACATCAGTTGAGATGCAGCGGATTAAATGTAATTCAAGCATCAGATGGTGTAGAAGCACTCGATAAAGTTGAGAAAAATTGCCCAAATTTAGTATTATTAGATATCGTAATGCCCCGCATGGACGGTTACGGTGTTTGCCGTTTAATTAAGGCTAATCCCGAAACTCGGAACATACCAGTAATATTTTTAACCGGGAAGGGACAGCAGCTAGCTTTGTTCTCTAGGGCGATCGATCGCGCCGAGGCCTATGTTAGCAAACCTTGGCAGCCCAGGGAACTTTTAGCAACCATCAGAAAAGTGTTGACTAATGCCAATATTAAGTTCGATCGGGCTTCGGCTGACGCTTGGACGGAATACGGCATTTTAAACTTAAATACCATCGAACTGTATCAAAGCCGCGCCGATGCTTGGACAAAATACAGCGCCCAAATCATTAAATTGTACGATACCAGCTTAGCAGCTTTCGAGCAAGCTTTGTCAATTGAACCGAGTCACTCGAATGCGAACAAATATCGAAACCGAATTCAAAAAATTAGGGCAATTTTGCAAAAAGAAATAGAGCAAACTAAGCCCTGCAAAGTCTGCAATTATTATTACGGAAAGGACGGCATCAATTGCGCGGTGCATCCCGCAGGCCGCCCTCAACCTTTTTGTCGCGATTGGGAATTTAATTAA
- a CDS encoding SufE family protein has protein sequence MSANTALPASLAKIVQRFQRHSDPKQRYEQLLWYAKRLPAFPESNKQPENKVSGCVSQVYITASLADGKVSFEGDSDAQLVKGLVGLLVEGLSGLTPAEIVNVTPDFIQDTGLNVSLTPSRANGFYNIFQMMRNKALACEVNAQAEAN, from the coding sequence ATGTCCGCAAATACCGCGCTACCCGCAAGTCTAGCTAAAATAGTCCAGCGCTTCCAGCGACACTCCGATCCGAAACAGCGCTACGAACAACTGCTGTGGTATGCGAAGCGACTCCCAGCATTTCCCGAAAGCAATAAACAGCCTGAAAACAAAGTTTCTGGCTGCGTGTCACAAGTTTATATTACGGCAAGCTTAGCCGACGGAAAAGTTTCCTTTGAAGGCGATTCAGACGCTCAGTTAGTCAAAGGATTAGTGGGCTTGCTCGTCGAAGGTTTGAGCGGATTGACGCCCGCTGAAATAGTCAATGTTACCCCAGATTTTATTCAAGATACGGGATTGAACGTGAGCTTGACACCTTCCCGTGCTAACGGATTTTACAACATATTTCAAATGATGAGAAATAAAGCACTGGCTTGCGAAGTGAACGCGCAAGCAGAAGCAAATTAA
- a CDS encoding alpha/beta hydrolase: MTQTANLTQSNSSNYSATVQEYLWNWKETQIKVIYETRGQGNTVLLLPAFSTVSTRSEMRPLAELLAANFQVVSVDWPGFGDSDRPRTDYEPQLYHQFLQDFVASVFNSPVAVVAAGHAAGYAMQLAQSKPNVWSKIVLAAPTWRGPLPTMSKQQSGWHSVVRELVRSPLLGQFLYKLNTAPSFLSLMYRRHVYADPAKVTPDFIQNKWKVTQKPGARFGSAAFVTGGLDPVKTREEFVANFQNLAVPVMVVIAEKAPPKSKAEMEVLAQLPGVESRIIPGSLGLHEEYAADLANAVKSFL; encoded by the coding sequence GTGACTCAGACTGCTAATTTAACTCAATCTAATTCTAGTAATTATTCTGCGACCGTTCAAGAATATCTCTGGAATTGGAAAGAAACACAAATCAAAGTTATTTACGAAACCCGAGGACAGGGAAACACCGTATTGTTGCTACCAGCTTTCAGTACAGTTTCCACGCGATCCGAAATGCGTCCTTTAGCAGAATTGTTAGCTGCAAATTTTCAAGTTGTGAGTGTAGATTGGCCTGGTTTCGGCGACTCCGATCGCCCGCGCACCGACTACGAACCGCAATTATACCATCAATTTCTTCAGGATTTTGTGGCATCAGTTTTTAACAGTCCTGTGGCTGTAGTTGCGGCCGGTCACGCTGCGGGTTATGCGATGCAATTAGCGCAGTCAAAGCCGAATGTTTGGTCAAAGATTGTGTTAGCTGCGCCGACTTGGCGCGGGCCTTTACCGACAATGAGCAAGCAGCAAAGCGGTTGGCACTCAGTTGTGAGAGAATTAGTACGATCGCCCTTACTAGGTCAATTCCTTTACAAACTGAACACTGCGCCGTCATTTCTGAGTTTGATGTACCGACGCCACGTCTACGCCGATCCAGCAAAAGTCACGCCCGATTTCATCCAAAATAAGTGGAAAGTCACGCAAAAACCAGGTGCGAGATTTGGTTCGGCGGCCTTTGTCACAGGTGGTTTAGATCCGGTAAAAACCCGTGAAGAATTTGTTGCCAACTTCCAAAATTTAGCAGTACCAGTGATGGTTGTAATTGCTGAGAAAGCGCCGCCAAAATCTAAGGCGGAAATGGAAGTCTTAGCGCAATTACCGGGAGTGGAATCGCGAATTATTCCTGGTTCTTTGGGCTTGCACGAAGAGTATGCCGCCGATTTGGCAAATGCCGTTAAATCTTTTCTTTAA
- a CDS encoding DUF6282 family protein, which translates to MRTSIKLKIATIAAIFWIVCCGFSPPARAVADSQIEGAIDFHVHSSPDVIPRRLDDFEVAESAARSHMKAVVLKNHYASTAARAVLVNKIVPQIQVFGGIVLNHSVGGINPDAVEAMHRIGGKYGKVVWLPTVDSEHHLKLFGKSGIGIKVAENGKILPETAAVLKIVAQENLVLETGHISPAEVMAVVSAANLLNIKNILITHAMADVPGLSLENMKTAAQMGAFLELAFVNDLMGENAADKGHRNWHHVSIDRMVAAIKLIGAEHFVLSTDLGRKPDPLPTEGYKLFVQKLKAEGISQHEIDLMMKQNPASLLGI; encoded by the coding sequence GTGCGAACATCGATTAAGTTAAAAATTGCAACTATTGCAGCAATTTTTTGGATTGTTTGCTGTGGGTTTTCCCCGCCTGCTCGTGCTGTCGCAGATTCGCAGATAGAAGGTGCGATCGACTTTCACGTGCATTCATCTCCCGATGTGATTCCCCGCAGGTTAGACGATTTTGAGGTAGCCGAGTCAGCCGCGCGATCGCACATGAAAGCAGTTGTCTTAAAAAATCACTATGCCAGCACAGCAGCACGCGCAGTTCTAGTCAACAAAATTGTACCGCAAATCCAGGTTTTCGGGGGAATTGTTCTCAATCATTCCGTAGGTGGCATAAATCCCGACGCTGTAGAAGCAATGCACCGCATCGGCGGCAAATACGGTAAAGTAGTATGGCTGCCAACCGTTGATTCCGAGCATCATTTAAAGCTTTTTGGCAAATCGGGAATCGGGATTAAAGTAGCAGAAAACGGCAAAATTTTACCAGAAACCGCAGCCGTACTCAAGATTGTAGCCCAGGAAAATTTAGTGCTGGAAACCGGGCATATTTCCCCAGCAGAAGTGATGGCCGTTGTCAGTGCAGCCAACCTCCTCAACATTAAAAACATCCTGATTACCCACGCCATGGCCGACGTACCTGGTTTGTCCCTAGAAAACATGAAAACAGCAGCCCAGATGGGAGCTTTTCTAGAACTCGCATTTGTCAACGATTTGATGGGAGAAAATGCCGCCGACAAGGGACACAGAAACTGGCATCACGTATCAATCGATCGGATGGTAGCAGCGATAAAACTCATCGGTGCCGAGCATTTTGTGCTCAGCACAGATTTGGGAAGAAAACCCGATCCTTTACCAACAGAAGGTTACAAGTTATTTGTCCAAAAATTGAAGGCAGAAGGAATTTCTCAGCACGAAATAGATTTAATGATGAAACAAAACCCAGCTAGTTTGTTAGGAATTTAG
- a CDS encoding right-handed parallel beta-helix repeat-containing protein — MEALLLLIGFVGGGLVCWLILNKRNSRNLVRMQGSQEAISKLASQLDAKNSELREKVQNENQLNSELSELQNRLESVTREQDTLNAQVTELEGFLAGIAEERSQVNSLIEELQLQLGNAQQAQSNLPELREVQSQLEVAQQERSQLNAQLLQMQAELGTVDAERSQFHVLLSELDSQLETVSQSRLQLQYQLSELQIKFDRSILEREQLHSQLGGIQAQLESVETERSQFTSELSALQAQLDSAQQEREVLHSQLETLSQQPNQAEPQLLELETQLEAANRQKLELDSQLLELQSHSEIVLREREQLLAQLSEFPALLATANEERSHLNSQLGELQTQIETAERNQNQLQSQVSELEQHLATVYEERSQLQSDLATANEERSHLNSQQSQLQNQIETAEQNQNQLQSQVSELQQQLETAHQTRSELESHLNSQLQNQIETAEQNQNQLQSQVSELQQQLETAHQTRSDLESHLNSQLQNQIETAEQNQNQLQSQVSELQQQLETAHQTRSELESHLNSQQSQLQSQIETAEQNQNQLQSQISELQQQLETAHQTRSDLESHLNSQQSQLQSQIETGEQNQNQLQSQISELQQQLETAHQTRSELESHLNSQLQSQIETAEQNQNQLQSQISELQQQLETAHQERLLLTSQLAAAGDREFVEAESAPKTEATSARRVEKSKELVVCQQGKGNYTTISEAVKNAVPGTRIYVQPGLYRESIILDKYVEIIGSTAGGSITVESTNSNCIKMESDSALVRGLTMIATGKFYAVDVRKGELIVEDSDITSADYSVVGICGPKADSVLRRCEIHDGIWNGIFISDDGKATVEDCTIYDNGSLGIGVGLGGKLIARRCRINGNGSEAIAVYRNSIATVDDCDLTGNAAGAWRIADNGYVRGKDNQE, encoded by the coding sequence ATGGAAGCATTACTATTATTAATAGGATTTGTAGGCGGTGGATTAGTCTGCTGGCTAATTTTAAACAAGCGAAATTCACGCAATTTGGTGCGGATGCAGGGTTCGCAGGAGGCTATATCGAAGTTGGCGTCGCAGTTGGATGCCAAAAATTCGGAATTGCGCGAAAAGGTGCAGAATGAAAATCAGCTAAATTCTGAACTGTCGGAGTTGCAAAACCGATTGGAAAGCGTGACCCGCGAGCAAGATACTTTAAATGCTCAAGTGACGGAATTAGAAGGTTTTTTGGCAGGAATTGCCGAGGAGCGATCGCAAGTTAATTCTCTCATAGAGGAGTTGCAGCTTCAGTTGGGAAATGCTCAACAAGCTCAATCGAATTTACCGGAATTAAGAGAAGTTCAAAGTCAGCTAGAAGTTGCTCAGCAGGAGCGATCGCAACTTAACGCTCAACTGCTGCAAATGCAAGCTGAGTTGGGGACAGTAGATGCAGAACGCTCTCAATTTCACGTTTTGCTGTCGGAATTAGACAGTCAGTTGGAAACTGTCAGTCAAAGCAGATTGCAGCTACAGTACCAGTTGTCGGAACTTCAAATCAAGTTCGATCGATCGATTCTAGAGCGGGAGCAGCTTCATTCTCAACTTGGGGGCATACAAGCTCAACTGGAATCGGTGGAAACAGAGCGATCGCAATTTACTTCGGAATTGTCGGCCCTACAAGCTCAACTCGACAGCGCGCAGCAAGAACGAGAAGTGCTCCACTCTCAATTGGAAACCCTTAGCCAACAACCAAATCAAGCAGAACCACAATTATTAGAGCTGGAAACACAGTTAGAAGCTGCTAATCGGCAGAAACTAGAGTTGGATTCTCAATTATTAGAGCTGCAAAGTCACTCAGAAATAGTGCTGCGAGAGCGAGAACAACTGCTGGCTCAGTTGTCAGAATTCCCGGCTCTGCTAGCAACTGCTAACGAAGAGCGATCGCACCTGAATTCTCAACTCGGGGAATTGCAAACTCAAATCGAGACAGCCGAGCGAAACCAAAATCAACTGCAATCTCAAGTATCCGAGTTAGAACAGCATTTAGCAACTGTCTATGAAGAGCGATCGCAACTGCAATCGGATTTAGCAACTGCTAACGAAGAGCGATCGCACCTGAATTCTCAACAGTCTCAATTGCAAAACCAAATCGAGACAGCCGAGCAAAATCAAAATCAACTGCAATCTCAAGTATCCGAGTTACAACAGCAGTTAGAAACGGCGCATCAAACTCGCTCTGAGTTAGAATCGCACCTGAATTCTCAATTGCAAAACCAAATCGAGACAGCCGAGCAAAATCAAAATCAACTGCAATCTCAAGTATCCGAGTTACAACAGCAGTTAGAAACGGCGCATCAAACTCGCTCTGACTTAGAATCGCACCTGAATTCTCAATTGCAAAACCAAATCGAGACAGCCGAGCAAAATCAAAATCAACTGCAATCTCAAGTATCCGAGTTACAACAGCAGTTAGAAACGGCGCATCAAACTCGCTCCGAGTTGGAATCGCATCTGAATTCTCAACAGTCTCAATTGCAAAGTCAAATCGAGACAGCCGAGCAAAATCAAAATCAACTGCAATCTCAAATATCCGAGTTACAACAGCAGTTAGAAACGGCGCATCAAACTCGCTCCGACTTAGAATCGCACCTGAATTCTCAACAGTCTCAATTGCAAAGTCAAATCGAGACAGGCGAGCAAAATCAAAATCAACTGCAATCTCAAATATCCGAGTTACAACAGCAGTTAGAAACGGCGCATCAAACTCGCTCCGAGTTGGAATCGCACCTGAATTCTCAATTGCAAAGTCAAATCGAGACAGCCGAGCAAAATCAAAATCAACTGCAATCTCAAATATCCGAGTTACAACAGCAGTTAGAAACGGCGCATCAAGAAAGGTTGCTGCTAACATCGCAACTTGCCGCAGCGGGCGATCGAGAATTTGTCGAAGCTGAATCAGCGCCAAAAACAGAAGCTACTTCTGCTCGCCGAGTGGAAAAAAGTAAAGAGTTGGTGGTTTGTCAACAGGGTAAAGGCAATTATACTACTATTAGCGAAGCGGTAAAAAATGCTGTTCCCGGTACGCGGATTTACGTACAGCCCGGTTTGTATAGAGAAAGTATAATTCTCGACAAATATGTAGAAATTATCGGCAGCACAGCAGGGGGAAGCATCACTGTTGAAAGCACCAACTCTAACTGCATCAAAATGGAATCAGACAGTGCTTTAGTGCGCGGTTTAACAATGATTGCAACGGGGAAATTTTACGCTGTAGATGTTCGCAAAGGCGAGTTAATTGTCGAAGATAGCGATATTACTTCTGCGGACTATTCTGTGGTGGGAATTTGCGGGCCCAAGGCTGATTCTGTGCTCCGCCGCTGTGAAATTCATGACGGCATCTGGAACGGAATTTTTATTTCGGATGATGGTAAAGCAACGGTGGAAGATTGCACTATTTATGATAACGGCAGTCTGGGAATCGGTGTCGGATTAGGAGGAAAATTGATTGCGCGCCGCTGTCGGATTAATGGTAATGGCAGCGAGGCGATCGCAGTTTATAGAAATAGCATTGCTACGGTGGATGATTGCGATTTAACGGGCAATGCTGCGGGTGCTTGGCGGATTGCAGATAATGGATACGTGCGCGGCAAAGACAATCAAGAATAG
- a CDS encoding ATP-grasp domain-containing protein, with product MIATSTAMNIWNYDFNLLPQYLEVLFAKLRIAVVFGGDCDRHGSVIYKTHNPRSWKSYETVAREIARALTEIGFQHVFVIPDDMKLPEQLKQQNIHLVWLNTGGVQGYNPVCHTPALLEMLGMPYVGHNPLNSSTLDNKHAFKRELQSIGIKTAAFMTWHPSQGIFDPNLQPRFAIAFGDYQGPFVVKPVSGRASLHVHFVDKIEGLSQAVAQVHRATHNTALIEKYLPGREFCVAVCGYVTYVGGAFHKQPKPFAFATVERVLESDERIFTSMDKKAITADRGRLMGAEENEVKQKLIELARQIYWEFSLNSLVRIDVRSDAGGELYVLEANPKPDLKYPGENVTSLVALGLAEYEMSYNDLIFSLVADRLDYLLTQHIEIIPHIVDLLR from the coding sequence ATGATTGCAACATCAACTGCCATGAACATCTGGAATTACGACTTTAATTTGCTGCCTCAATATTTAGAAGTGCTGTTTGCCAAACTGCGGATTGCTGTAGTGTTTGGCGGCGACTGCGATCGGCACGGTTCTGTGATTTACAAAACCCACAATCCCCGCTCTTGGAAAAGTTACGAAACCGTCGCCCGCGAGATTGCCCGAGCCTTAACAGAAATTGGCTTCCAGCACGTGTTTGTCATTCCTGACGACATGAAATTGCCCGAACAACTAAAACAACAAAATATTCATTTAGTGTGGTTGAATACTGGCGGCGTCCAGGGCTACAATCCTGTTTGTCATACTCCCGCCTTGTTGGAAATGCTGGGAATGCCTTATGTCGGTCACAATCCTTTAAACAGTTCAACTTTAGATAACAAACACGCTTTTAAACGAGAACTGCAATCAATCGGAATTAAAACCGCTGCGTTTATGACTTGGCATCCTTCTCAAGGAATTTTTGATCCTAATTTGCAGCCGCGGTTTGCCATAGCTTTTGGAGATTATCAAGGCCCGTTTGTGGTCAAACCCGTATCTGGTCGCGCTTCGCTGCACGTTCATTTTGTAGACAAGATTGAGGGTTTATCTCAGGCGGTAGCCCAAGTCCACCGAGCAACTCACAATACTGCTTTAATTGAAAAATATTTGCCGGGACGAGAATTTTGTGTAGCTGTTTGTGGCTATGTTACTTATGTTGGAGGCGCTTTTCACAAACAACCTAAACCCTTTGCATTTGCGACGGTGGAACGAGTTTTAGAATCGGATGAGCGCATCTTTACTTCCATGGACAAAAAGGCGATTACTGCCGATCGAGGACGGTTGATGGGTGCCGAGGAAAATGAAGTAAAACAAAAGTTAATTGAGCTAGCTCGACAAATTTATTGGGAGTTTAGCTTGAACAGTTTGGTACGGATTGATGTCAGAAGTGATGCTGGTGGAGAACTTTATGTTTTGGAAGCGAATCCGAAACCGGATCTAAAATATCCCGGGGAAAATGTGACGAGTTTGGTAGCTTTAGGTTTAGCGGAATACGAGATGAGTTATAACGATTTAATTTTTAGTTTGGTGGCGGATCGGTTGGATTATTTGCTGACTCAACATATCGAGATTATTCCTCATATTGTGGATTTACTTCGTTAA
- a CDS encoding DMT family transporter — MSKKLELPEPNIEQQRNILATNESNSGLQSEKNTSIVSQNQDNLKNNELAENPDKFWAIVSLSAALLAVSMAAIFIRLSEREISPNATVFNRLWIATAVFGLWNGAGEVRRRMSGNDVEVRSASYSLGDVMLLTAVGVVSSASLGFWAWSLTQTNVANSTVLRNLTPLFTTLGGWLLLGRRFDSRFLVGLAVALGGAIAIGADDLQTAGDNFVGDMAALLSAMFYAGNLLIAEHLRAKFPATTILMWRCFIGSILILPLVLLEGDRVFPNSWQGWLAVIALAVICQAFGQGLLIHSLGRLSSGFVALFLLLEPVITAILAWLLFSENLSLFNWLAFSIVLAGIYLAKSSGSAEQK, encoded by the coding sequence ATGTCAAAAAAACTGGAATTGCCGGAACCAAATATTGAACAACAGCGCAATATTTTGGCGACTAATGAGTCAAATTCTGGCTTACAATCTGAAAAAAATACAAGTATTGTTTCGCAAAACCAGGACAATTTAAAAAACAATGAATTAGCTGAGAATCCCGATAAATTTTGGGCTATTGTCTCCTTGTCAGCGGCGCTGCTGGCGGTGTCTATGGCGGCAATTTTTATTCGGTTGAGCGAACGGGAAATCAGCCCGAATGCTACGGTTTTTAACCGCTTGTGGATAGCAACTGCGGTATTTGGATTGTGGAACGGTGCCGGGGAAGTGCGGCGCCGAATGTCTGGGAATGATGTTGAAGTGCGATCGGCGAGCTACAGTCTGGGCGATGTGATGCTATTAACAGCCGTAGGCGTGGTTTCTTCGGCTTCCTTGGGTTTCTGGGCTTGGTCGCTGACTCAGACGAATGTTGCTAATTCTACCGTACTGCGAAACTTAACTCCATTATTTACTACTTTGGGGGGATGGCTGCTGTTGGGAAGGCGCTTTGACAGCAGGTTTTTGGTGGGACTGGCGGTGGCGTTGGGAGGTGCGATCGCGATCGGCGCGGACGACTTGCAAACTGCTGGAGACAATTTTGTTGGGGACATGGCTGCACTGTTATCGGCGATGTTCTATGCAGGAAATCTGCTGATAGCAGAACATTTGCGCGCCAAGTTCCCGGCGACAACAATATTGATGTGGCGCTGTTTTATTGGTAGCATCTTGATTTTGCCGCTAGTTTTGCTTGAGGGCGATCGGGTGTTCCCTAATTCTTGGCAAGGATGGCTGGCTGTAATTGCTTTGGCGGTGATTTGCCAAGCTTTCGGCCAAGGACTTCTGATCCACAGTCTCGGCCGTTTGTCATCGGGCTTCGTCGCTCTTTTCCTGCTGCTAGAACCCGTAATTACCGCGATTCTGGCGTGGCTGCTATTTTCCGAAAATTTGAGCTTGTTTAATTGGTTAGCTTTCTCTATAGTTTTGGCGGGAATATATTTAGCAAAATCTAGTGGCTCAGCCGAGCAAAAATAA